Within Eriocheir sinensis breed Jianghai 21 unplaced genomic scaffold, ASM2467909v1 Scaffold441, whole genome shotgun sequence, the genomic segment CCAATATCACCCATACGCCATGACCACAGAGCAAATCCACATAGAAACAAACACTCTCCCTCTCAACATGCGTATACACAACACAGCCACAAAAATATGGCAAAGACTTTCACTGCTCAACATACACCACTTTAACACCCTCATTGACAACGCGAACAACATACTCAGGTACAACAGAGCCTTCCCAAGCAGCCTTGCCGTAATAAACTCCATGCCTGCACCGCTACTCCACTGAATCTGATCCACCCCAAAGAAGCAAATTCAGAATCACTGCATCCACACTCGGCTAGCGAGCTATACGCAAACACCACAACTACACGTTACACCCAAAAACACAAATGTAAACACAATCGTGACTCCTCCGAAATCAAACATGTAAGAACCTGTTGTGAACATAACGTCGACTACGTGCCAAACAATGTATCAACCAAACTTCAGCTTCATGAACTGATTGTAAGCCTAAAAGTGTCATAAAAAGCCCCAGATAGCTGGACTTcccgccttctcttctccctcctactccttctttacttctctctttaccttcctcacccaccctcttctaattcttccccctcttctctctctctaaaaaaaagccACCTCAGTTCCTCTcaagaagcgaaagcgaaactagtcgggaatgaactcatctcaaacacacccgtgcttcctccctcctcctgcactcaacttgtcgaagatgtccttacaataataacaataatgataataataacaataacaataacaataataataataataataataataataataataataataataataataataataataataataataataataataataataataataataataataatgataataataataataattaaaatgaaaaataaccaaAAAGCATCGACATATATGATTGATATGATTGTTAACATTTCCTACCTCCCTGTTGAAGTTGTTCCATTTGTCTATCAGCCATTCCCTGAAGCCAAGCAGTTTCCTCACGTCCTCTGGCCGCAGCGTGTCGTCACCTGCTGCAGCGTTCACCCCGGCACTGGACGTGACCTGCAACGACAGGCGACACTGACTTTACCACCAATTGAGactggcagggagagagagagagagagagagagagagagagaaaaaaaaaaggcggtaCATTGACAGACAGatggtagagacagacagatcgatagCGAGATAGATGCTAACAGCGTGCCAAAACCCACCTCAGGCAGCATGCTGTGGGCGGCGTCCCCGTGCACCGCGCCGCTCCTCCTCGCCAGCCACCTCGCTGCTAAGTCTTTACCCTTCCTCTTAGCCAAGTCCAGCGGCGTGAGGTCATCATCGGCCCCCGTACTGGGCGCCGTGTCCTTATCCAGCAGGTACATGACCACGTC encodes:
- the LOC126992325 gene encoding 26S proteasome non-ATPase regulatory subunit 10-like, whose amino-acid sequence is EDIETIPESPALPRWTALHWAALLGKAECVSTLIPVTPPTPELLHAADGHTPVHLASFYGHEAVLKALEGAGWPLYAMDGDGLTPLHWAVRARSLDVVMYLLDKDTAPSTGADDDLTPLDLAKRKGKDLAARWLARRSGAVHGDAAHSMLPEVTSSAGVNAAAGDDTLRPEDVRKLLGFREWLIDKWNNFNRETAA